A window of Fibrobacter succinogenes contains these coding sequences:
- a CDS encoding carboxypeptidase-like regulatory domain-containing protein, with the protein MKLIKSYIGLFAAVCAGMLACSSDHDVAGTVTDTGNTIALGGVVTRTNGSPAVAALVRVAREPDAGDSLVEAEYIETLTDSQGVFSFDSVFADTFQLAVVDAEYQEISYEPRATKNSGKQDSIKLKKAAVFSSVLYYEDMVEPSMAVGSHFKVYVPGTPFSQSVFAGDSFSILIPEGSSWFGFCPGDPQIVARLADSGVADSLIYRTWNIDGDVKSGDTISKGPFIWSPTMDVDSLIKLEEKKKKEKKPAYLSGVVKCNKDSVCSKVQVQMITDLYGFDFVEGDSTRFVMQTETDDSGRWFLQVPKSVPYDSLRMEYRLLDNEGNVTLAGLSRYVRASEIKDLKDTLLVDSTELTKTSVLVSGVMLAINVAADSAKAVDEQAQKQPDDNSIQSDNCKVNSLNSVVVGLKGTSHFVRDVTCNMFKISNLPAGGHDLVLYSGDPKVVKTLKEVGLSLDSIVTITHVQLPKGDTLDQQWMTFEPPTLKTDK; encoded by the coding sequence AGTTTGTGCCGGCATGCTCGCTTGCTCAAGCGACCATGATGTCGCTGGCACTGTTACGGATACGGGTAATACAATTGCTCTCGGGGGCGTGGTGACTCGTACCAATGGTTCGCCTGCTGTAGCAGCCTTGGTCCGCGTTGCTCGTGAACCAGATGCCGGTGATTCTCTTGTTGAAGCTGAATATATCGAAACGCTTACGGACTCGCAGGGCGTGTTCTCGTTCGATTCTGTATTTGCCGATACCTTCCAGCTTGCCGTTGTCGATGCGGAATATCAAGAAATTTCGTATGAGCCGCGTGCTACAAAGAATTCCGGAAAGCAGGATAGCATCAAGCTTAAAAAGGCAGCCGTGTTCAGCAGTGTGCTTTATTACGAAGATATGGTTGAACCTTCTATGGCGGTTGGCTCTCACTTCAAGGTCTATGTGCCTGGAACTCCGTTCTCGCAGAGCGTATTTGCCGGTGATTCCTTCTCGATCTTGATTCCTGAAGGTTCGTCGTGGTTCGGCTTCTGCCCAGGTGATCCGCAGATTGTGGCTCGACTTGCGGATTCCGGAGTTGCAGATTCGTTAATTTATCGTACATGGAACATTGATGGCGATGTCAAGTCTGGGGATACGATTTCGAAGGGCCCGTTCATTTGGAGCCCGACGATGGATGTCGATTCGTTGATAAAGCTTGAAGAAAAGAAAAAGAAAGAAAAGAAGCCTGCATATTTGTCGGGTGTCGTGAAATGCAATAAGGATAGCGTTTGTTCGAAAGTCCAGGTGCAGATGATTACGGACCTTTATGGCTTTGATTTTGTCGAAGGTGATTCCACTCGCTTTGTGATGCAGACCGAGACGGATGATTCTGGGCGCTGGTTCTTGCAGGTGCCGAAATCTGTTCCGTATGATAGCCTTCGCATGGAATATCGTTTGCTGGACAACGAAGGCAATGTGACTCTGGCTGGGCTTAGCCGCTATGTGCGCGCCTCGGAAATCAAGGACTTGAAGGATACTCTTTTGGTGGATTCTACGGAACTTACCAAGACTTCTGTTCTCGTGAGCGGTGTGATGCTGGCTATCAATGTTGCTGCGGATTCTGCTAAAGCCGTAGATGAACAAGCGCAAAAACAGCCCGATGATAATTCGATCCAGTCGGATAATTGTAAGGTGAATAGCTTGAATAGCGTGGTTGTTGGCCTCAAGGGAACTTCTCATTTTGTAAGAGACGTGACTTGCAATATGTTTAAGATCAGCAACCTCCCTGCCGGCGGACATGACCTCGTGCTTTACTCGGGCGACCCCAAGGTGGTCAAGACGCTTAAGGAAGTTGGGCTTTCTTTGGACTCTATCGTGACGATTACGCACGTGCAGTTGCCTAAAGGTGATACGCTTGACCAGCAGTGGATGACTTTTGAGCCTCCAACTTTAAAGACTGATAAATAA